A region of Piscinibacter gummiphilus DNA encodes the following proteins:
- a CDS encoding IS3 family transposase (programmed frameshift) has protein sequence MRKSKFSESQIVAILKEGESGLAVAEVCRKHGISAATYYAWKSKYAGVSVSDLTRMRELEAENAKLKRMYADLALENTALKDVVSRKWLTPSAKRQAVQLMIEDHRVPIKRACAAAGLSRAAYYRGPVDGLVRDAEVIEALNVVVERRSRWGFWKCFDRLRLDGRPWNHKRVWRVYCEMGLNLPRRTKKRVPQRDPVPLQAGEFVNQGWALDFMHYALYDGRRFRTLNVIDEANREALAIEIGTSIPARRLIRTISRLIDWYGRPDSIRLDNGPEMTSHEFTEWAAAKGIALRFIEPGEPNQNAYIERFNRTYRTEVLDTYLFHSIQQVQHITEEWLLDYNEHRPHDALGGLPPRKFLPRLTTAADSRNGMST, from the exons ATGAGAAAGAGCAAGTTCAGCGAGAGCCAGATCGTGGCGATCTTGAAGGAAGGCGAGTCGGGGCTGGCCGTCGCCGAGGTGTGCCGCAAGCACGGCATCAGCGCAGCGACGTACTACGCCTGGAAGAGCAAGTACGCGGGCGTCTCGGTGAGCGACCTGACGCGCATGCGCGAGCTCGAGGCCGAGAACGCCAAGCTCAAGCGCATGTACGCCGATCTGGCCCTGGAGAACACCGCACTGAAGGACGTTGTCTCCCGAAAGTGGT TGACGCCGTCTGCGAAGCGGCAGGCGGTGCAACTCATGATCGAGGATCACCGTGTGCCGATCAAGCGGGCCTGCGCAGCTGCAGGCCTGTCGCGGGCGGCGTACTACCGAGGGCCAGTGGATGGCCTGGTGCGAGATGCCGAAGTGATCGAGGCCCTGAACGTTGTGGTCGAACGTCGCAGCCGTTGGGGCTTCTGGAAGTGCTTTGATCGGCTGCGCCTGGACGGACGGCCGTGGAACCACAAGAGGGTCTGGCGCGTGTACTGCGAAATGGGACTGAACCTGCCGAGGCGAACGAAGAAGCGTGTTCCTCAACGCGACCCGGTGCCGCTGCAGGCGGGCGAGTTCGTCAACCAGGGCTGGGCCCTGGACTTCATGCACTACGCGCTCTACGACGGCCGCCGGTTCCGCACACTCAACGTGATCGACGAGGCGAATCGCGAGGCCCTCGCTATCGAGATCGGAACATCGATCCCGGCGCGGCGCTTGATCCGCACGATCAGTCGCCTGATCGACTGGTACGGCAGGCCCGATTCGATCCGCCTGGACAACGGCCCCGAGATGACCTCGCACGAGTTCACCGAGTGGGCCGCGGCCAAGGGAATCGCGCTGCGCTTCATCGAACCGGGCGAACCGAACCAGAACGCCTACATCGAGCGCTTCAACCGCACGTACCGCACCGAGGTGCTCGACACGTACCTGTTCCATTCGATCCAGCAGGTTCAACACATCACCGAGGAATGGTTGCTCGACTACAACGAGCACCGACCTCACGACGCCCTGGGCGGGCTGCCTCCGCGCAAGTTCCTGCCTAGGCTGACCACTGCCGCAGACTCCAGGAATGGAATGTCTACTTGA
- a CDS encoding helix-turn-helix domain-containing protein encodes MRPSRNPVLLEALGSCLKDRRIELGITQEDVASAAGIDRPYITLIESARKQPTISVLWKLAAAVQFSPAEFAERIERRHRALKRRAREAPSEV; translated from the coding sequence ATGCGTCCCAGCCGCAACCCAGTCCTGCTCGAAGCTCTCGGATCGTGTCTCAAAGACCGGCGGATCGAGCTCGGCATCACGCAGGAGGATGTGGCAAGCGCGGCTGGGATCGACCGCCCCTACATCACGTTGATCGAGTCAGCGCGCAAGCAGCCAACCATCAGCGTGCTCTGGAAACTGGCCGCCGCGGTGCAATTCAGCCCGGCCGAGTTCGCCGAAAGGATCGAACGGCGGCATCGCGCCTTGAAGAGGCGGGCGAGAGAAGCGCCCTCGGAGGTTTAA
- a CDS encoding branched-chain amino acid ABC transporter ATP-binding protein/permease, which yields MSATKEDLVDLIASTPPRRTARFGPGRLQLVLLVAALAVPLLPVPGFWITLGNYIGLYAIVALGLVLLTGVGGLTSFGQAAFVGLGAYSSAYLSTAAGMSPWLGLPAGWVVSGLAATVIGAVTVRLSGHYLPLATIAWALSLYYLFGNLEFLGKFDGLSGVPPLQFGSQELGSPRAMYVVIWLCLAACLVLLMNLLNSRPGRAIRSLSKGRTMPEAMGIDTAKYKLLVFVLAALMASLSGWLYAHLQRSVSATPFGLNMGIEYLFMAVVGGIGHVWGALLGAALLTILKSQLQHVLPSLLGSNGNYEMLVFGVLIVVLLQRARQGLWPWIADRWTRVQTPDPAVMPPAATPAGFSKVPRRAKPEPGSVILSVDQVRKQFGGLVAINDMKFEVHAAEIIGLIGPNGAGKSTMFNLITGVLPVSSGEIRFAGGRIDGLDARRIVQRGVGRTFQHVHLIPHLSVLENVAMGAHLRGTAGPIAAALRFDREEEARLLHLAAEQVRRVGLGEVMHTPAGNLALGQQRILEIARALCTDPVLLLLDEPAAGLRLQEKNALAELLRALQREGMAVLLVEHDMDFVMGLADRLVVMEFGRKIAEGLPADIQRDEAVLAAYLGGIE from the coding sequence ATGTCCGCCACCAAGGAAGACCTCGTGGATCTGATCGCTTCGACCCCACCGCGGCGCACGGCGCGCTTCGGTCCCGGGAGACTCCAGCTGGTCCTGCTCGTCGCGGCGCTCGCCGTGCCGTTGCTGCCCGTGCCGGGGTTCTGGATCACCCTCGGAAACTACATCGGTCTCTATGCCATCGTGGCGCTGGGCCTGGTCTTGCTCACCGGCGTCGGGGGACTGACCTCGTTCGGCCAGGCGGCGTTCGTCGGGCTCGGTGCCTATTCGAGCGCGTACCTGTCCACCGCGGCGGGCATGTCGCCGTGGCTCGGATTGCCGGCCGGGTGGGTCGTCTCGGGCCTGGCCGCCACGGTGATCGGCGCCGTCACGGTCCGGCTTTCGGGTCACTACCTTCCCCTCGCCACGATTGCGTGGGCACTTTCGCTCTACTACCTGTTCGGCAACCTCGAGTTCCTCGGCAAGTTCGATGGCCTGTCGGGCGTGCCCCCGCTGCAGTTCGGCTCGCAGGAGCTCGGGAGCCCCCGAGCCATGTACGTGGTGATCTGGCTTTGCCTCGCTGCCTGTCTCGTCCTGCTGATGAACCTGCTCAATTCGCGGCCTGGCCGTGCGATCCGTTCACTGTCGAAGGGCCGCACCATGCCTGAGGCGATGGGCATCGACACGGCGAAGTACAAGTTGCTGGTGTTCGTGCTCGCGGCGCTGATGGCGAGCCTGTCCGGCTGGCTGTACGCCCACCTGCAGCGATCGGTCAGTGCCACGCCATTCGGTCTCAACATGGGCATCGAGTACCTGTTCATGGCGGTGGTCGGTGGCATCGGCCACGTGTGGGGGGCGCTGCTCGGCGCCGCGCTCCTGACGATCCTCAAGAGTCAGCTTCAGCACGTGCTGCCGTCCCTGCTCGGCTCCAATGGCAACTACGAGATGCTCGTGTTCGGCGTGTTGATCGTCGTGTTGCTGCAACGCGCGCGACAGGGGCTGTGGCCGTGGATCGCCGACCGGTGGACGCGTGTCCAGACCCCGGACCCCGCGGTGATGCCTCCAGCGGCCACCCCCGCCGGATTCTCGAAAGTGCCGCGGCGGGCGAAGCCCGAGCCGGGATCGGTCATCCTGTCGGTGGACCAGGTTCGCAAGCAGTTTGGCGGGCTGGTCGCCATCAACGACATGAAGTTCGAGGTTCATGCCGCGGAGATCATCGGCCTCATCGGTCCCAACGGGGCAGGCAAGTCCACGATGTTCAACCTGATCACCGGCGTCCTCCCGGTGTCCTCGGGGGAGATTCGCTTCGCCGGCGGAAGGATCGACGGCCTCGATGCCCGCCGGATCGTTCAACGGGGCGTGGGCCGCACCTTCCAGCACGTTCACCTGATCCCTCACCTGTCGGTGCTGGAGAACGTCGCGATGGGCGCTCACCTGCGCGGGACCGCCGGTCCCATCGCGGCGGCGCTGCGGTTCGATCGCGAGGAAGAAGCAAGACTGCTGCACCTCGCTGCGGAGCAGGTTCGGCGTGTCGGTCTCGGGGAGGTCATGCACACCCCGGCGGGGAACCTGGCGCTCGGACAGCAACGCATCCTGGAGATCGCGCGGGCCCTGTGCACCGATCCCGTCCTGTTGCTGCTGGATGAGCCTGCAGCGGGATTGCGTCTGCAGGAGAAGAACGCGCTGGCCGAGTTGCTGCGGGCGCTCCAGCGGGAGGGCATGGCCGTGCTGCTCGTCGAACACGACATGGACTTCGTCATGGGACTCGCCGATCGCCTGGTGGTGATGGAGTTCGGTCGCAAGATCGCCGAGGGTCTGCCAGCCGACATCCAACGCGACGAGGCCGTTCTGGCGGCCTATCTGGGGGGCATCGAATGA
- a CDS encoding ABC transporter ATP-binding protein: MSADRRMREEKPVLETRHLAVSHGRVEVLHDASIRVGAGQIVTVIGPNGAGKSTLLNAIMGLLPDSSRIRGDVRHDGVDVGHDDVEQRLERGIALVPERRELFASMTVQDNLALGAYRRRASGRSRAQSLERIYALFPRLKERRHQQAGTMSGGERQMLAIGRALMSDPKVLMLDEPSLGLAPRVMADVFQIISDLRGTGVATLLIEQNSRAALKVSDYGYVLEVGEITLEGPAKALAVNPRVVDAYLGVARAN, encoded by the coding sequence ATGAGCGCGGACAGAAGAATGCGGGAGGAGAAGCCCGTACTGGAAACCCGGCATCTGGCCGTCAGCCATGGCCGTGTCGAAGTTCTGCATGACGCGTCGATCCGGGTGGGGGCCGGGCAGATCGTCACGGTGATCGGCCCCAATGGCGCCGGCAAGTCCACGTTGCTCAACGCCATCATGGGCCTCCTGCCCGACTCCAGCCGCATCCGCGGCGACGTCCGCCATGACGGGGTCGACGTGGGCCACGACGATGTCGAACAGCGTCTCGAGCGCGGTATCGCACTCGTTCCGGAGCGGCGCGAGTTGTTCGCGTCGATGACGGTGCAGGACAACCTCGCGCTGGGTGCCTATCGACGGCGAGCGTCGGGTCGGTCGAGAGCGCAGTCGCTCGAGCGGATCTATGCGCTGTTTCCTCGGCTGAAGGAACGGCGCCACCAGCAGGCGGGCACGATGTCCGGTGGCGAGCGGCAGATGCTGGCGATCGGCCGCGCGCTGATGAGCGATCCGAAGGTCCTGATGCTCGACGAACCGTCGCTGGGACTCGCGCCCCGGGTGATGGCAGACGTGTTCCAGATCATTTCGGATCTGCGCGGCACGGGCGTCGCCACGCTCCTGATCGAGCAGAACTCCCGTGCCGCCCTCAAGGTGTCCGACTACGGTTACGTGCTGGAGGTAGGAGAGATCACCCTGGAGGGGCCAGCGAAGGCACTGGCCGTGAATCCACGGGTGGTCGATGCGTACCTCGGGGTGGCCCGAGCGAACTGA
- a CDS encoding ABC-three component system protein — MAQERPTATASGAPSESGGHVPIPGDDGEKPPAPAKLRKPKKNRLVVKRGTVPPSVFLHTVSDKEWEEFIAAACRQRTFGRAKYVSVKVLGNAGDKGRDVEARLQAALVPDGWDLYQAKHYEQRLTPGNAYPELVKFFGHLLANSFPVPRHYYFCAPKNAGPELHDLLAQPDNLRTGLLSAWKAGSHGLKDHAAKLTPKMKDFIDAFDFTRFRECQVVDLLAWHAIDTNAHCKLFGIEPERGDDPEVPAQAEAYEMTYISELIRAYTEAEGVPMDLAEVLANEVYGEHLAAAREAFYAAEGLKRFSRDIYIEDEFKNLLEMVLKGIKLKVKSPLLKTGLARHDAAIDAAHALAVTDSVLHSRLRGGDLPGSCHHLINEKKLTWVR, encoded by the coding sequence ATGGCACAAGAACGACCAACGGCGACCGCCTCAGGTGCGCCAAGCGAAAGCGGCGGACACGTCCCGATCCCGGGTGACGACGGCGAGAAGCCGCCCGCCCCTGCGAAGCTCCGGAAGCCGAAAAAAAATCGACTAGTGGTGAAGCGCGGAACTGTCCCGCCCTCGGTTTTTCTGCACACAGTCTCCGACAAGGAGTGGGAAGAGTTCATTGCAGCAGCCTGCCGCCAGCGGACCTTCGGCAGGGCCAAGTACGTCTCCGTCAAAGTGCTCGGAAACGCCGGTGACAAAGGGCGCGACGTCGAGGCCCGGCTTCAGGCTGCGCTGGTTCCCGACGGCTGGGACCTCTATCAGGCTAAGCACTACGAGCAACGCCTGACGCCCGGCAATGCCTACCCGGAGCTCGTGAAGTTTTTCGGGCACCTCCTTGCCAACAGCTTCCCCGTGCCGAGGCACTACTACTTCTGTGCGCCAAAGAACGCGGGTCCGGAACTGCACGACCTGCTAGCTCAACCTGACAACCTGCGCACGGGACTGTTGAGCGCGTGGAAAGCCGGCAGCCACGGCCTCAAGGACCACGCGGCCAAGCTGACACCGAAGATGAAGGATTTCATCGATGCCTTCGACTTCACGCGGTTCCGGGAGTGCCAGGTAGTCGACCTGTTGGCATGGCATGCCATCGATACCAACGCCCACTGCAAGCTGTTCGGGATCGAACCGGAGCGGGGCGATGATCCCGAGGTTCCCGCGCAGGCCGAGGCGTATGAGATGACGTACATCTCCGAACTCATCCGTGCCTACACGGAGGCGGAAGGGGTGCCGATGGATCTCGCGGAAGTACTGGCAAACGAGGTCTATGGCGAACATCTCGCTGCAGCTCGCGAAGCATTCTATGCAGCCGAAGGGCTCAAGCGGTTCAGTCGCGACATCTACATCGAAGACGAATTCAAGAACCTGCTCGAGATGGTCTTGAAGGGCATCAAGCTCAAGGTGAAAAGCCCGCTGCTGAAAACCGGCCTCGCGCGCCACGACGCCGCAATCGATGCAGCCCACGCCCTCGCTGTGACCGACAGCGTGCTGCACTCCCGGTTGCGCGGTGGTGACCTTCCCGGGAGCTGCCATCATCTGATCAACGAGAAGAAGCTCACATGGGTTCGTTAA
- a CDS encoding ABC-three component system middle component 2, giving the protein MGSLKRQQPELFNTPFELGLRMVYLLFALRPTGADLQKLVLLDYAIIYSKDVGGPSSLHTPVPYRNAELFSRRERIEQGLYLMSTRGLIDVVLDDRGMTYVAGESSFTMVGSLSSKYWRDLQERCVWAAERFGRASSNELLSLFGENGHLWGAELEAVKQPYLL; this is encoded by the coding sequence ATGGGTTCGTTAAAGCGCCAACAGCCAGAGCTGTTCAACACCCCGTTCGAGCTCGGGCTGCGCATGGTCTACCTTCTGTTCGCGCTTCGGCCAACTGGGGCGGACTTGCAGAAGCTGGTGTTGCTCGACTACGCAATCATCTACTCCAAGGACGTGGGGGGCCCTTCGAGCCTGCATACGCCGGTGCCGTACCGGAACGCCGAATTGTTCAGCCGGCGGGAACGGATAGAGCAAGGCCTCTACCTCATGAGCACGCGCGGCTTGATAGACGTGGTCCTTGACGACCGAGGAATGACGTACGTCGCTGGCGAGAGCAGCTTCACGATGGTTGGATCGTTGTCGTCGAAGTACTGGCGCGACCTGCAGGAACGCTGCGTGTGGGCAGCCGAACGGTTCGGCCGAGCGAGCTCGAACGAGCTTCTGAGCCTCTTTGGCGAAAACGGGCACCTCTGGGGCGCTGAACTTGAAGCTGTGAAGCAGCCATACCTCCTATGA
- a CDS encoding hotdog fold thioesterase: MVIWFREFSVAELNAKGADCANGHLGIELTEFGDDFLRGRMPVDYRTRQPAGVLHGGASVLFAETLASWAGSLTVDPAQFHCVGLEINANHVRAVKSGHVHGLATPAHLGGKSQVWDVRITDDEGKAVCVSRVTLAVLSVPNAY, from the coding sequence ATGGTGATCTGGTTTCGTGAATTCTCCGTGGCGGAGCTCAATGCCAAGGGCGCGGATTGCGCGAATGGGCATTTGGGCATCGAACTCACCGAATTCGGTGATGACTTTCTCCGTGGCCGCATGCCGGTGGACTACCGCACGCGACAGCCGGCCGGCGTGCTCCACGGCGGCGCGTCGGTGCTGTTCGCCGAGACACTGGCGTCATGGGCTGGCTCGCTCACGGTGGACCCCGCGCAGTTCCATTGCGTGGGCCTCGAGATCAACGCGAACCACGTCCGTGCCGTGAAGAGCGGACATGTCCACGGCCTTGCGACCCCGGCCCATCTGGGCGGCAAGAGCCAGGTATGGGACGTGCGGATCACGGACGACGAGGGGAAAGCAGTGTGTGTCTCTCGGGTGACGCTGGCCGTGCTGTCGGTGCCGAACGCCTACTGA
- a CDS encoding coiled-coil domain-containing protein, with protein MTVTLVSLLATGPGKPDARVDFRDPAMLVRGASDTGKSYIRDCLWYLLGGDKLPKKIPEASGYDLLTLTLETDEGTFEVRRAHAGGDSGLIKLHEREDALPQRDVHDEDISDFLVRHAGASGKQLLRSRSKRGGVTSGDLRHWFLLSQPTMISEDATAGPVANATQRVAAFHMLLTGTDDSAIELVKTSKELDRLSGQILGVEEALRRVRADLPNDQTKADVADALERVDVALGAMTRHYDARANSLKSVREDVLSKNEELKAAERDRNHCLSMIERFNLLDAKYKSDSERLGATWEGVAMFQALEEVPCPLCGTSADAQVDPRQLRQGAQDGYRKALKAEVEKIVILRQGLAVALARERDRANRMGQTVATLRENLTELETTERARVNETRYEFSGDPKSLAVRRSALSEQLAKFDEEAQLVTEHTRLATAKKQKKIPLSRNVGAAANDVAAHAKRYLHAWGFTSIQSVLLDADACDLILDGRARLDFGAGKRSIFLTALTIAVMEHAVGKGHPHLGFVVVDSPLKSYADPKSKEQRDVAVSTVTDRFYAWLAEWRGPGQVVILENQEIKDDSKVLLQPLEFIGDGDDEGRRGFYPGAQDSSD; from the coding sequence ATGACAGTTACGCTCGTCTCACTGCTCGCAACCGGCCCGGGCAAACCCGATGCGCGGGTAGATTTTCGTGACCCTGCGATGCTCGTACGAGGCGCAAGTGATACCGGCAAGTCGTACATCCGCGATTGCCTGTGGTATCTCCTTGGCGGGGACAAGCTGCCCAAGAAGATCCCTGAAGCATCCGGCTACGACTTGCTCACTCTGACGCTGGAGACCGACGAGGGCACATTCGAGGTACGTCGCGCTCACGCAGGAGGCGACTCCGGCCTGATCAAGTTGCACGAGCGAGAGGATGCCCTGCCGCAGCGCGACGTTCATGACGAAGACATCAGCGACTTCCTCGTGCGCCACGCGGGTGCGTCAGGCAAGCAGTTGCTAAGGTCACGCTCGAAGCGTGGCGGTGTTACCAGTGGTGATCTGCGCCATTGGTTCCTGCTTTCGCAGCCGACGATGATTAGTGAAGATGCGACCGCCGGGCCGGTCGCCAACGCGACCCAGCGGGTCGCTGCGTTTCACATGCTTCTCACCGGGACGGACGATTCCGCCATCGAACTCGTCAAGACGTCGAAAGAGTTGGACCGGCTCTCTGGACAGATTCTAGGAGTTGAGGAAGCGCTGCGACGTGTCCGTGCGGATCTGCCCAACGACCAAACCAAGGCTGACGTCGCCGATGCCCTGGAACGCGTAGACGTCGCGCTCGGTGCGATGACGCGACACTACGATGCCCGAGCCAACTCGCTCAAGAGCGTCCGAGAAGATGTCCTGAGTAAGAACGAGGAGCTGAAAGCTGCTGAGAGGGACCGGAATCATTGCCTGTCCATGATCGAGCGGTTCAATCTGCTGGACGCGAAGTACAAGAGTGACAGCGAACGTCTCGGTGCCACCTGGGAGGGCGTCGCAATGTTCCAGGCGCTTGAAGAGGTTCCGTGTCCATTGTGTGGAACCTCGGCGGACGCGCAAGTCGACCCGCGGCAATTGCGCCAGGGCGCCCAAGACGGATACCGAAAGGCGTTGAAGGCAGAAGTCGAGAAGATCGTTATCCTGAGACAAGGACTCGCCGTGGCACTCGCGCGCGAACGCGACCGTGCCAACCGGATGGGGCAGACAGTCGCGACGTTACGGGAGAACCTGACTGAACTGGAAACCACCGAGAGAGCGCGTGTGAACGAAACGCGCTACGAGTTTTCCGGTGATCCCAAGTCCCTCGCCGTCCGCCGCAGTGCCCTGTCGGAGCAACTGGCAAAGTTCGACGAGGAGGCTCAACTCGTCACCGAGCACACGAGGCTGGCGACCGCCAAGAAGCAGAAGAAGATTCCGCTGAGTCGCAATGTCGGCGCTGCGGCAAACGATGTGGCCGCACATGCAAAGCGGTACCTGCACGCTTGGGGTTTCACCAGCATCCAGTCCGTGCTGCTTGACGCCGATGCTTGCGACCTGATACTCGACGGACGTGCCCGCCTCGATTTTGGAGCCGGCAAGCGCTCGATCTTCCTGACTGCCCTGACGATCGCCGTCATGGAGCATGCAGTTGGCAAAGGGCATCCGCACCTGGGCTTTGTCGTCGTGGATTCGCCGCTCAAGTCCTATGCCGACCCCAAAAGCAAGGAGCAGCGAGATGTCGCGGTTTCGACCGTTACCGATCGCTTCTATGCGTGGCTGGCCGAATGGAGAGGTCCAGGTCAAGTCGTCATTCTGGAAAACCAGGAAATCAAGGACGACTCCAAAGTCTTGCTGCAGCCGCTGGAATTCATTGGCGATGGCGACGACGAGGGGCGCCGAGGTTTCTACCCCGGCGCTCAGGATTCCTCAGACTAG